The following coding sequences lie in one Niabella agricola genomic window:
- a CDS encoding glycoside hydrolase family protein: MIRLLFIVFSIQLLCSWSSCSKQDRSVANNLKLQKTTLTGEWSFTLGERSILSQSGFPPGDSGYYTDGAVPVLKLGNQYYAFWARYRNYRTIANSPFLQDHLNHLDPLTPVFGGNQPNNGTSNGFNDGGMWFIGVRQLNDGRLAGFFHAETHWYPRNIQGWYAYKSIGVAYSSDSGKSWGAPYQILKHELNKPDTPRWSGLGDGAVIYNHLNNKYYCYYTPATGVTAICMASSTDPNGYVGSWKKWYNNAFSEPGLGGKQTAIAPLSMHPGSNPSVHWNTYLNKFVMIWHGWDGKLYISASADGEAWEPPKLLLEDGPKTWYPAIIGTSSVEGGQVIQLYYAYNFRPDGRRTLASRTITFQLL; encoded by the coding sequence ATGATTAGGCTTTTATTTATTGTATTCAGCATTCAACTTCTTTGTTCCTGGAGTTCCTGTAGTAAACAGGACCGTTCTGTTGCAAACAATCTTAAACTACAAAAAACAACGCTCACCGGCGAATGGAGTTTTACGCTGGGAGAACGCTCAATTCTTTCCCAGAGCGGCTTTCCGCCTGGCGACAGCGGATATTATACCGATGGTGCAGTTCCCGTTTTAAAATTGGGCAACCAGTATTATGCCTTTTGGGCCCGGTACCGCAATTACAGAACCATTGCCAATTCCCCGTTTTTACAAGATCACCTGAACCACTTGGATCCATTAACACCGGTATTTGGTGGTAACCAGCCCAATAACGGAACGTCTAACGGGTTTAATGACGGTGGCATGTGGTTTATCGGCGTGCGGCAACTAAATGATGGCCGGCTTGCAGGCTTTTTCCATGCCGAAACGCACTGGTATCCCCGTAACATCCAGGGCTGGTATGCCTACAAATCGATTGGTGTTGCCTATTCAAGCGATAGTGGCAAATCCTGGGGTGCACCTTACCAGATCCTGAAGCATGAGTTAAATAAGCCCGATACTCCCCGCTGGTCGGGATTGGGAGATGGTGCTGTTATTTATAATCATTTAAACAATAAATATTATTGTTATTACACACCGGCCACCGGCGTCACTGCCATCTGCATGGCTTCTTCAACGGATCCAAATGGCTATGTGGGTTCCTGGAAGAAATGGTACAATAATGCATTTTCGGAACCGGGTCTGGGCGGTAAGCAAACTGCAATTGCTCCCCTTAGTATGCATCCGGGCTCAAATCCTTCGGTTCACTGGAATACCTATCTGAACAAATTTGTAATGATCTGGCATGGGTGGGATGGTAAATTATACATTTCCGCCAGTGCAGATGGTGAAGCCTGGGAACCCCCGAAGTTATTACTGGAAGACGGTCCCAAAACCTGGTATCCGGCCATCATTGGAACCAGTAGTGTTGAAGGAGGACAGGTGATCCAATTATATTATGCCTATAATTTCCGGCCGGATGGCAGAAGAACCCTGGCCTCCCGAACGATCACGTTTCAGCTGTTATAA
- a CDS encoding SGNH/GDSL hydrolase family protein — MRRIFQYMIWLFLGVCSICAAHAQTTADQEKIAASQAGASPLYFDAAASGIPAVEPGSFYNAQECQVRAGLPDFFEKIKQEKEVVVAFIGGSITQAGFCYRLQTARYLEQLYPSARFKWINAGVSGTGTELGAFRIGEQVLQHKPDLIFVEFAVNGAYPAGMEGMIRQTIKANPSTDICLLYTIQNGQTTFYQKNEVPPNIKGLEQVAAHYGLSSVHLGMEAASLEAAGKLIWKGSPGADPGKIIFSEDGIHPATAGGNLYAAAIARAFQKMKTAAQAKKKQLPAPVITANWDAATMVEPSIAAQANNGWAPHATAPDPALNKFNPWFATVFTANKPGASFRFRFCGDLFGLFDIGGPEAGQLEFTVDGKPVKLSREKEGSFMYYQANDTVSNKVLNRFNAYCNNRYRGQFDVIKLEPGVHDVVVTVSAQKADKLQILPADKREDIEQHPEKYDRSVIYLGRILIRGKLVKEPAPARIKNNTTIISCNPFFTAKNTSYD, encoded by the coding sequence ATGCGCCGGATTTTTCAATATATGATATGGTTGTTTTTGGGAGTATGCAGTATTTGTGCAGCCCATGCACAAACAACGGCCGACCAGGAGAAGATTGCCGCATCGCAGGCCGGCGCTTCACCGCTTTATTTTGATGCAGCCGCATCCGGAATTCCTGCGGTGGAGCCGGGAAGTTTTTACAATGCACAGGAATGCCAGGTACGTGCAGGCCTCCCGGATTTCTTTGAAAAAATAAAGCAGGAAAAAGAAGTGGTAGTAGCGTTTATCGGAGGCAGCATTACCCAGGCCGGTTTTTGTTATCGCCTGCAGACGGCCCGCTACCTGGAGCAGTTGTATCCGTCCGCCCGGTTTAAATGGATCAACGCCGGTGTTTCCGGTACCGGAACGGAGCTGGGTGCGTTCCGGATCGGGGAGCAGGTATTGCAGCACAAGCCCGATCTGATTTTTGTAGAATTTGCGGTGAACGGCGCATATCCTGCAGGGATGGAGGGCATGATCCGGCAAACAATAAAAGCGAATCCTTCTACGGATATCTGCCTCTTGTATACGATACAAAACGGACAAACAACGTTCTATCAAAAAAATGAAGTTCCTCCAAATATTAAAGGGCTGGAACAGGTGGCGGCTCATTACGGATTGTCATCGGTTCATTTGGGTATGGAAGCTGCCAGCCTCGAAGCCGCGGGAAAGCTGATCTGGAAAGGGAGCCCCGGCGCCGATCCGGGAAAAATTATTTTCTCGGAAGATGGCATTCATCCGGCAACAGCGGGAGGAAACCTTTATGCAGCAGCCATCGCAAGAGCCTTTCAAAAAATGAAGACAGCTGCGCAGGCGAAAAAGAAACAACTCCCGGCACCGGTGATTACGGCCAACTGGGATGCGGCCACCATGGTAGAGCCTTCGATTGCGGCCCAGGCAAATAATGGTTGGGCGCCACATGCTACAGCACCGGATCCGGCATTAAATAAATTCAATCCCTGGTTTGCAACTGTTTTTACTGCCAACAAACCCGGGGCTTCTTTCCGGTTTCGTTTCTGCGGCGATCTGTTTGGCCTCTTTGATATCGGCGGTCCCGAAGCAGGCCAACTGGAGTTTACAGTAGATGGTAAACCCGTAAAATTGAGCAGGGAGAAGGAGGGGAGTTTTATGTATTACCAGGCAAACGACACCGTATCCAACAAGGTGTTGAACCGCTTTAACGCGTATTGTAACAACCGGTACCGCGGGCAGTTTGATGTCATAAAGCTGGAGCCGGGTGTGCATGATGTAGTTGTGACTGTCTCTGCACAGAAGGCCGATAAGCTTCAGATTCTTCCTGCAGATAAACGGGAAGATATAGAACAACATCCGGAAAAGTACGACCGGTCGGTCATTTATCTGGGGCGGATCTTAATAAGAGGAAAATTGGTAAAGGAACCGGCGCCTGCACGTATCAAGAATAACACAACAATCATTTCTTGCAACCCCTTTTTCACCGCTAAAAACACTTCCTATGATTAG
- a CDS encoding glycoside hydrolase family protein encodes MEMNKTHKKAGAPGLRWLLVMATAVGFACKKNTSGNANDALKTRLAYTAQALAAIDTPAVSSSAYQVYINNIPVNVWKETCYDLEQNGGKRVVHTARFTHVPGAQIKIVCTSAFTSYTLSPKRLNLQPVKNGNILTFTAADYYNYALDLPGREPLFLFGAPDLNAYKSNATVVFDSGVHNGVNGEFQLQSNTVYYLEEGAVLKGKIRIENDSNITLVGRGLIDDRSSPVAGNFIKVYKSKNIVLKGFGVRHAALGWQVDMVNASDVDVSHLNLLSFGQNNDGLDLGSGCTRVNFSHCFIGSGDDGFGWHAINAAVDGEIPLADCHARDCMVWKSQVGVGIRIGSSLETSAVENLSFRNIDLAKMTWGGYAVAIPHSDWAAVRNITFDGIYDETPGNTKFVLAYIKQTSNSNPVYRPGTICNIRFTNCVSNGTGTLFEGYDSSHMIRNVRFENVKLAGRNMMQSDVVKNAFTENIVVQEN; translated from the coding sequence ATGGAAATGAATAAAACCCATAAGAAGGCAGGTGCTCCGGGGCTGCGATGGTTACTGGTAATGGCAACTGCGGTGGGCTTTGCCTGCAAAAAGAATACTTCCGGAAACGCAAACGATGCCTTGAAAACCCGGTTGGCTTACACGGCCCAGGCCCTGGCGGCAATTGATACGCCGGCAGTCAGCAGCAGCGCATACCAGGTATATATAAACAACATTCCGGTAAACGTATGGAAGGAAACCTGTTATGATCTGGAGCAGAACGGAGGAAAAAGAGTGGTACATACGGCCCGTTTCACCCATGTGCCGGGAGCGCAGATTAAAATTGTTTGTACGTCTGCGTTTACCAGTTATACCCTGTCGCCCAAAAGACTGAACCTGCAACCGGTAAAAAATGGCAATATCCTCACATTTACAGCAGCAGACTATTATAACTATGCACTGGATCTCCCCGGCAGAGAGCCGTTATTCCTTTTTGGTGCGCCCGATCTGAATGCGTATAAAAGCAATGCCACCGTAGTCTTCGACAGCGGCGTGCACAATGGGGTAAACGGTGAATTTCAATTGCAGTCCAACACGGTCTATTACCTGGAAGAGGGAGCCGTGCTGAAAGGGAAGATACGGATCGAAAATGATTCAAATATCACTCTGGTGGGCCGGGGGCTCATTGACGACCGGAGCAGCCCGGTTGCCGGTAATTTTATAAAAGTGTACAAAAGCAAGAACATCGTGCTGAAAGGGTTTGGTGTTCGTCATGCCGCGCTGGGATGGCAGGTGGACATGGTTAACGCCTCCGATGTGGACGTGTCGCACCTGAACCTGCTTAGCTTTGGTCAGAACAATGATGGGCTGGATCTTGGATCCGGCTGTACCCGGGTAAACTTCAGCCATTGCTTTATTGGCTCGGGAGATGATGGTTTTGGCTGGCATGCGATCAACGCGGCAGTGGATGGTGAAATACCGCTGGCCGACTGCCATGCCCGGGATTGTATGGTATGGAAAAGCCAGGTAGGCGTGGGCATCCGCATCGGCTCTTCCCTTGAAACAAGCGCGGTTGAAAATCTAAGCTTCCGGAATATTGATCTTGCAAAAATGACCTGGGGCGGGTATGCAGTGGCCATCCCACATTCCGATTGGGCGGCAGTGCGGAACATTACCTTCGATGGTATTTACGACGAAACTCCCGGCAATACAAAGTTCGTACTGGCCTATATCAAACAAACATCCAATTCCAATCCGGTATACCGGCCCGGTACCATTTGCAATATCCGGTTTACTAATTGTGTGAGCAATGGAACAGGTACCTTGTTTGAGGGGTACGATTCAAGCCATATGATCCGGAATGTAAGATTTGAGAATGTAAAGCTGGCAGGGCGAAATATGATGCAATCTGATGTGGTTAAGAATGCTTTTACGGAAAATATCGTGGTACAGGAAAATTAA
- a CDS encoding prenyltransferase/squalene oxidase repeat-containing protein: MNRVVIYCLNGILLLGAGTGKSLGQPVVKAGLRNNALRVDWNPTSNGYKIKQLLVKDQSRWRSLATPLGQYTLLYSAEQPKMDAAVFTDKEGKTIQFPEPEYRYIIPTWKANTSAVSMNREGRAISFYPQQYKANGDKIIFQQNTDVATVEAVWQLDPVYKNDLRVSIRLTAKAPGYYSIASPALTVNDKDRFQWACIPGLFQGNSINHNFIDAYGYGHGIPDKPMVVRERTAAALTSMLTNKEGITLAVTAEPGTGRDPWAFDKSTQSDWRLGLSLINRHEQLMPTLYYPVLGQKNSYLKEGETVSFDFRYTVNAANWYPVYKHVVNDIYRFDELLHIKQTRLSLSERIGQLFSYVKNDSTSRWRTFEYNGRIIGAQDYLGGVYESNRDAVKNADYGAMWMLATITQDSVLIHERLKAALNFKLTQQNTGGGFFSGAAAGQYYLYQSKRFTEEWGPYTEPVATTYYMLLDMGNILLFEPGNAALKKSIRLAADWLLTTMKPEGYWEVAYNNHTMKPMFTDLKDYRPTFYGLVVAYKTLGDKKYLDAALKSANWYIKNAVERGYFLGVCGDARFAPDFATGQSAQALLDLYDITKDSRFKQAAVTTAQFYTTSIYSHPIPGHQAKKSNGRQLEDWQISQVGLSFEHGGTLGSANPSGPILLASHAGMFVRLFQLTKDSLYLKMARTAALSKDAFVDPATGVASYYWSAMNKGAGPYPHHAWWQIGWITDYLMAELALRSQGRIDFPAGFLTPKVGPHKTFGFREGKIFGQQGKLLFKEGLVSLSNPNMDYLCALNQKTKKLYLFVLNNDDELQQGDLKIDGSRFIPGCEIRPESAECFTASGERMKDVPPNKIKIGPYGLTVYAFDYN; this comes from the coding sequence ATGAATCGTGTGGTTATTTATTGTTTAAATGGAATATTACTACTGGGAGCAGGAACCGGAAAGAGTTTGGGGCAACCTGTTGTAAAGGCCGGGTTAAGGAACAATGCGCTGCGTGTAGATTGGAACCCGACCAGTAACGGATATAAAATAAAGCAGCTGCTGGTAAAAGATCAGAGCAGGTGGCGATCTTTGGCGACACCCCTGGGGCAATACACCCTGCTTTACAGCGCGGAGCAACCGAAGATGGATGCAGCGGTCTTTACAGATAAAGAAGGGAAAACAATCCAGTTTCCCGAACCTGAATACCGGTATATCATTCCTACCTGGAAGGCGAATACTTCCGCTGTTTCGATGAACCGGGAGGGACGTGCTATTTCTTTTTATCCACAGCAGTATAAAGCAAACGGCGACAAAATCATTTTTCAACAAAACACGGACGTTGCTACCGTTGAAGCCGTTTGGCAACTGGATCCTGTTTACAAAAATGACCTCCGTGTTTCCATCCGGCTGACGGCGAAGGCGCCCGGTTATTATTCCATTGCAAGTCCGGCGCTTACTGTAAATGACAAAGACCGGTTTCAATGGGCCTGTATTCCCGGGCTTTTTCAGGGAAACAGCATCAACCACAATTTTATTGATGCGTATGGCTATGGCCATGGAATTCCGGACAAACCAATGGTGGTACGGGAACGTACTGCGGCAGCACTTACAAGTATGCTCACCAATAAAGAGGGGATTACGCTGGCGGTTACGGCAGAGCCCGGAACCGGCCGCGATCCCTGGGCGTTCGATAAATCGACTCAGTCCGACTGGCGGCTTGGGTTATCCCTGATCAATCGCCATGAACAGCTGATGCCCACGCTCTATTACCCGGTACTGGGACAAAAAAACTCCTATTTAAAAGAAGGAGAAACAGTTTCTTTTGATTTCCGGTATACGGTGAATGCTGCAAACTGGTATCCGGTTTACAAACATGTGGTGAATGATATCTACCGCTTTGATGAATTGCTGCATATAAAACAGACCCGCTTATCCTTATCTGAACGGATCGGGCAACTTTTCAGCTATGTAAAAAATGACAGTACTTCCCGTTGGCGTACGTTTGAATATAACGGTCGCATCATTGGTGCACAGGACTATCTGGGAGGCGTATACGAGTCGAACAGGGACGCTGTTAAAAATGCGGATTATGGTGCGATGTGGATGCTGGCAACCATCACGCAGGATTCTGTGCTGATTCACGAGCGGTTAAAAGCAGCATTGAATTTTAAACTGACGCAGCAAAATACCGGCGGTGGCTTTTTCAGCGGTGCGGCGGCGGGTCAATATTACCTGTATCAATCCAAGCGGTTTACAGAAGAGTGGGGCCCGTACACCGAACCGGTTGCCACCACTTATTATATGTTGCTGGATATGGGTAATATCCTGTTGTTTGAACCCGGAAACGCAGCTCTAAAAAAGTCGATACGCCTTGCGGCAGACTGGCTGTTGACCACGATGAAACCGGAAGGCTATTGGGAAGTAGCGTATAATAATCATACGATGAAGCCGATGTTTACGGATCTGAAGGATTACCGTCCTACTTTTTACGGGTTGGTGGTTGCATACAAAACACTCGGGGACAAAAAGTACCTCGATGCAGCGCTAAAATCAGCGAACTGGTATATTAAAAATGCGGTAGAGCGGGGCTACTTTTTGGGCGTTTGCGGCGATGCGCGGTTTGCTCCGGATTTTGCTACCGGTCAAAGCGCCCAGGCATTGCTGGATCTGTACGATATTACTAAAGACTCGCGATTTAAACAGGCGGCTGTAACAACAGCACAATTCTATACGACATCCATTTACTCGCATCCGATACCGGGGCATCAAGCTAAGAAAAGCAACGGACGCCAACTGGAAGACTGGCAGATCAGCCAGGTGGGATTAAGCTTTGAACATGGTGGTACATTGGGTTCGGCAAATCCCAGCGGTCCTATCCTGCTGGCCAGTCATGCCGGTATGTTCGTGCGCCTGTTTCAACTAACAAAGGATTCCCTGTACCTGAAAATGGCCAGAACGGCGGCATTGAGCAAAGACGCATTTGTAGATCCTGCTACCGGTGTGGCCTCCTATTACTGGAGCGCAATGAACAAGGGCGCAGGGCCCTATCCGCACCATGCCTGGTGGCAGATAGGATGGATCACCGATTACCTGATGGCGGAGCTTGCGCTGCGGTCGCAGGGCCGGATCGATTTTCCCGCCGGCTTTCTTACACCCAAGGTGGGGCCACATAAAACATTCGGTTTCCGGGAAGGAAAAATATTTGGTCAGCAAGGAAAATTACTGTTTAAAGAGGGCCTGGTTTCATTAAGCAATCCGAATATGGATTACCTGTGTGCGTTAAACCAGAAGACAAAGAAGCTTTACCTGTTTGTACTCAATAATGATGACGAGCTACAGCAGGGAGATTTGAAGATCGACGGTTCCCGTTTTATCCCAGGATGCGAGATCCGGCCGGAAAGTGCCGAATGTTTCACGGCATCAGGCGAGCGCATGAAAGATGTTCCGCCAAACAAGATAAAGATCGGCCCCTATGGCCTGACGGTCTATGCATTTGATTACAATTAA
- a CDS encoding DUF5017 domain-containing protein — MNKLIIAVLFFLSLVSCKKRYALDAFDNFSIELEKTSYKVGEPIRFVINGKPNNLVFWSGEAGHVYDFRQRTVVEGNSISLNFKSYAQFGQMPIDQSVIKLLVSTDFSGKYDSTNVKAATWEDITDKAVLSTGQDQTPSGNIDLSSFAARNKNIAIAFRYKTNVIKPEAQQNRWVIRSFDLKSINQQGDETILANMATAGWTSFNFSGPATNWSITSAQLLTVRNSTDLDDDWVITKQFNPNKTMPDKGEPIKNISQKLYEYTRVYNKPGVYKVVFVATNVNVKEAASVVKEMELTITAP; from the coding sequence ATGAATAAGCTAATAATTGCTGTGCTGTTTTTTCTTTCACTGGTTTCCTGCAAAAAAAGATATGCGCTGGATGCCTTTGATAACTTTTCTATAGAGCTCGAAAAAACCAGTTATAAGGTGGGAGAGCCCATTCGCTTTGTAATAAATGGAAAGCCCAACAATCTGGTGTTCTGGTCGGGCGAGGCCGGTCATGTCTACGACTTCCGGCAACGTACGGTTGTGGAAGGAAATTCCATATCTCTTAATTTTAAAAGCTATGCACAGTTCGGGCAGATGCCCATCGATCAGTCGGTGATCAAGCTGCTGGTGTCTACCGATTTTAGCGGGAAATACGATTCCACCAATGTAAAAGCCGCTACCTGGGAAGACATTACGGATAAAGCGGTGCTATCAACCGGCCAGGATCAAACGCCTTCGGGCAATATTGATCTGAGCAGTTTTGCCGCCCGCAATAAAAATATAGCCATCGCGTTCCGGTATAAAACCAATGTGATAAAACCGGAGGCACAGCAAAACCGTTGGGTGATCCGTTCCTTTGACCTGAAGAGCATTAATCAGCAGGGCGATGAAACGATACTGGCCAATATGGCAACTGCTGGCTGGACCTCCTTTAATTTCAGTGGCCCTGCAACCAACTGGAGCATTACTTCTGCGCAATTATTAACGGTACGGAACAGCACCGATCTGGATGACGACTGGGTGATCACCAAACAGTTCAATCCTAACAAAACAATGCCGGATAAGGGAGAACCCATTAAAAACATTTCCCAAAAATTATATGAATATACAAGGGTATATAACAAACCCGGCGTATACAAAGTGGTATTTGTAGCCACAAATGTGAATGTAAAAGAAGCGGCATCTGTTGTAAAGGAAATGGAGTTAACAATTACGGCTCCATAA
- a CDS encoding RagB/SusD family nutrient uptake outer membrane protein → MKKRFYYIYTALALLGFSCNKILDTTPQDFVSPVNYYNTESELESALAGVYDRMGDNRVYAQGMASYLVVSDEFFMKNQTSGINANIIDASTLEINRHWEALYTGIERANMLLENIDKAQQVSEAKRKEIKGQALFLRAYYYFLLTDEFGSVPLKLQSSKSPEEAPLPGSPVKEIYDQILKDMKEAEGLVRSVSDYGYNTRITKTTVQGILARVCLTMAGTPLKDVSKYTEARAYADSVMQSGLHGLNPDFRQIYINHVKEIFDTRENLWEVEFKGTSQGEIQEGGTIGSYNGITCGNIDTGYGYDYVHATAKLYNAYANGDLRRDWAVAPFRFVTTGSTVVRTAWGANEIYERSNGKWRREYETVLPRNQNNTGTNWPLLRYADVLLMFAEADNYLNNGPSEKAYMAINMVRRRGYGKDVLAPDTQADAPAGLSQQDFQELIVNERLRELAFEGIRKHDLIRWGIYPTVMQAQAREYQANMPTALRDPAVAQAQRVTARAVLFPIPNSELAVNPNIKQNSGW, encoded by the coding sequence ATGAAAAAGCGTTTCTATTATATCTATACAGCACTGGCATTGCTGGGTTTTTCGTGCAACAAGATTCTGGACACAACCCCGCAGGATTTTGTATCGCCGGTTAACTATTACAATACAGAAAGTGAGCTGGAATCGGCCCTGGCCGGGGTTTATGACCGTATGGGCGATAACCGGGTGTATGCGCAGGGGATGGCCAGCTACCTGGTGGTGAGTGACGAGTTCTTCATGAAAAACCAAACCTCCGGAATCAATGCCAACATCATCGATGCATCCACCCTGGAAATCAACCGGCATTGGGAAGCTTTGTATACCGGTATTGAACGGGCAAATATGTTGTTGGAAAATATAGACAAGGCACAGCAGGTAAGTGAAGCAAAACGTAAAGAGATAAAAGGGCAGGCGCTTTTCCTGAGAGCCTATTATTATTTTTTACTGACAGATGAATTTGGCTCCGTGCCTCTAAAACTGCAATCCAGCAAAAGCCCGGAAGAAGCGCCGCTGCCCGGTAGTCCGGTAAAAGAGATTTATGATCAGATATTAAAAGACATGAAAGAAGCAGAGGGTCTTGTACGGTCGGTTTCGGATTACGGATATAACACCCGTATTACAAAGACCACGGTACAGGGTATACTGGCCCGGGTTTGTTTAACGATGGCCGGAACTCCGTTGAAGGATGTTTCAAAATATACGGAGGCCCGGGCCTATGCCGATAGTGTAATGCAGTCGGGCCTGCATGGGTTAAACCCCGATTTCAGGCAGATCTATATCAATCATGTTAAAGAAATTTTTGACACACGGGAAAATCTTTGGGAAGTAGAATTTAAAGGAACCAGCCAGGGTGAAATACAGGAAGGCGGTACCATTGGAAGTTATAACGGTATTACCTGCGGCAATATCGATACCGGGTATGGATATGATTATGTACATGCCACGGCTAAACTGTACAATGCCTATGCCAATGGTGATCTGCGAAGAGACTGGGCCGTGGCGCCGTTCCGGTTTGTAACCACTGGAAGCACGGTGGTACGCACCGCCTGGGGGGCCAACGAAATTTACGAGCGCAGTAATGGAAAATGGAGAAGGGAATATGAAACCGTTTTGCCCCGGAACCAGAACAATACCGGAACCAACTGGCCCTTGTTACGCTATGCGGATGTCCTGCTGATGTTTGCGGAAGCCGACAACTACTTAAACAACGGGCCTTCCGAAAAAGCGTATATGGCCATTAACATGGTGAGGCGGAGAGGATATGGGAAAGATGTGCTTGCCCCGGATACCCAGGCCGATGCGCCCGCGGGCCTTTCACAGCAAGACTTCCAGGAGCTGATCGTAAATGAGCGGCTGCGGGAACTGGCCTTTGAAGGGATTCGCAAGCATGATCTGATACGCTGGGGGATTTATCCAACGGTTATGCAGGCACAGGCGCGGGAATACCAGGCAAATATGCCTACGGCGCTACGGGATCCTGCTGTAGCGCAGGCCCAGCGGGTAACTGCGCGGGCAGTATTATTCCCGATTCCCAACAGTGAACTGGCGGTGAATCCTAATATCAAACAAAATTCCGGTTGGTAA